In the genome of Flexistipes sinusarabici DSM 4947, one region contains:
- a CDS encoding cysteine hydrolase family protein, with protein MNKALIIIDMLNDFVQEGAPLQTPNAKSIVACINEQRKIAAENSNPVIYVCDAHDPEDKEFEIWPKHCVKGTKGAEIIDELKPESNDIVLEKTRYSCFFDSRLNEILKEKNIDTLVLTGLLTNVCVMYTAADAVSRNYRVIVPENCVIALDEETHKFGMQQLKNVHNAEII; from the coding sequence ATGAATAAAGCACTTATAATCATTGACATGCTTAATGATTTCGTACAGGAAGGTGCTCCTCTGCAAACTCCGAATGCCAAAAGCATTGTAGCCTGTATAAACGAACAGAGAAAAATTGCTGCAGAAAACTCCAATCCCGTTATATATGTGTGTGATGCTCACGATCCGGAAGACAAAGAATTTGAAATTTGGCCGAAGCATTGTGTAAAAGGAACGAAAGGAGCAGAAATTATCGATGAGCTCAAACCGGAGAGTAATGATATAGTCCTGGAGAAAACAAGATATTCCTGTTTCTTTGATAGCCGGTTAAATGAGATCCTGAAGGAAAAAAACATCGATACTTTAGTATTGACTGGACTTTTAACCAACGTTTGTGTTATGTATACCGCTGCTGATGCGGTCAGCAGAAACTACCGTGTGATTGTACCGGAAAACTGTGTTATCGCCCTGGATGAGGAAACACACAAGTTTGGTATGCAGCAACTGAAAAATGT